From Acidovorax sp. 1608163:
GTTGATGCGCTTGAAATGGTCGATGTCGCACAGCAGCAGGGCAATGGGCTGTGCCTGCCGGGGCTGGCGGGCCAGCTCGGCGCGGCCAATTTCCATGAGCCTGCGGCGGTTGATGGCGCCGGTGAGGGGGTCGGTCGATGCCTGCCGGGTCAGCACCTCTTGCGCCTGGGTCACCACGTTGTAGTAGCCCCGGGACAAGATGATGAACGTCAGCAGCAACGTGACGATGTTCTGGTAGCGCAGCAGGCTTTCCAGCGTGTTGCCCAGGGCGTAGACGGGTTCGTTCTGGCTGCTCCAGCCGTCCAGCCCCAGGTAGATGAACGACAGACACACCGCAATCGCATATTTGGTGGTTTTGTGGTCGTTCGATGACAGCATGGCCACCGGGATGACCGGGAGCATCAGGTAGTGAAACCCCGTGCCCCAGCCGATGAACACTGTGGCAGCCGCGGCGTGCACGGTGATTTCGCCAATCAGCAGCAACGTGGCCGCCCGCAGGTGCCCATCGGGGCGGGCCAGCCAAAAGGCCAGCGCATGCGTGGCCACGCTCAGCACATTCAGCGCCGCCAGGGCATCGACGTCAGCCCAGACAAACAGCGCGATGTACAGGCTGTGCACCAGCATGCACAGTGCTGATGCGTGCCGGATCAGCAAGCGGAAGTTGTCTGGTGGGGGCTCGATGGTGTGCATGGGGCCAAGGGGCTGGTGCGGTGTTGGGTGGAGCTGCAGAGGCTGAGTGAACTAGGCCCCCAGTGTCCTCCTGCGTGGGCGGGTTGTGGCTGGTGTTTTCACTGGGGGCTTTGGCGCTGCTTGACGGTGGCCTGCGAGATCGCCCACAGGGCTCCTTGAACAGGTTCTCAGTCCAGATGGTCTTGCGTATCGGGGTCGGGGACATCGCCAATGGCGGCGCGGGTGGCGGCGGCCTGGGTCTCCAGCCAGGCGCTGAAGGCCTGCACCTCGGGCCGGTGCCCGCTGCGCGGGCCCACCAGCATCCAGTAGGCCAGCGGCGAATCCAGCCGGTGCCCCGGCAGCACCTCGATCAGGTCGCCCGAGGCCAGCGCGTCGGCAATCAGCGGCATGCGGGCCAGCGCCAGCCCCTGGCCGCTGAGCGTGGCCTGCACGATCTGGTGCGCGTAGTTGAAGTACAGCCAGCGCTGGGGCTGCAGCTTGGGGCACTGCTGCACATCAAACCAGCGCCGCCAGCTCAGCCACTCCAGGTGCTGGGTGCGGTGCGCGTCGCCTGCTTCAATCAGGGTGAACTGGGCCAGGTCGGCCGGTTTGCGGATGGGGGGCGCTGTTTTCAGCAGCCAGGGGCTGGCCACCACGGCCAGTTGCTCGCCACACAGGCGGCGTGCGCCCTGCATGCCGGGGCCGGGCAGGGCGTAGCGCAGGGCAATGTCCACGTCCGAGGTGTCCAGGTCCACGCTCACGTCGCTGGCATCAATGCGCAGGTCAATGCCCGGGTGCTGGTGCTGAAACTCCTCCATGCGCGGAATCAGCCACATCGACGCAAAGCTGGCCCAGGTGGTGATGGCCACGCTTTTGCGCCCGGCGGTCTGGCGCACCAGGCGCACTGCGGCGTCCATGCGCTCCAGGGCGGGCACCACGGCGCGTTGCAGTTGTGCACCCGCGCTGGTCAGCTCCACCGCGCGGGTGTGGCGCAAAAACAGGGGTACACCCACTTCTTCTTCCAGCGCCTGGATCTGGCGGCTCACGGCCGATTGGGTCAAGGCCATCTCATCGGCCGCGGCCCGGAAGTTCAGGTGCCGGGCCACGGCCAGAAAGGCGCGCCAGTGCCCCACGGCGACGGGACGGGTGCGTTGGATGGCGGGGGCGTTGGGGTCGTTGGGCATGGCGCGGCGGTGGGTGTATTCATGCGGTCTTCGCATCAATAGGGTAGCGCGTTTTCATTGGACGCAAAGGGTTTGCAGCCGGATCATTGGGCCTCATTAAAGCCCTTCGTGGCAGAAAGGAGTCCCACATGCCATGCCATGTTGTTCCCGCATCGCAATCCTCCGTGAGTCCCGCCAGCCCCGCCGCCCTGTTGGCGGGATGCTGGAAGCTGGAGGCACGCCGCGCCCTCTCACTGCGCCCGCGTGAGCCTGGTGTGTTGGAAATTGCCCAGGGCCGGGCCTGGGTCACGCTGACCGGGGCCGCACAGGCCTTGCCCGCAGACCACGTGCTGCACGCCGGAGACCGCCTGAGCCTGTTGCCCGGCCAGCATGCGGTGGTCGAGGCCTGGGGGCTGCCTGGCGCGGTGGATGCTGCTGGCGCGCTGGCCTTTCGCTGGGACTGTGCCCTTCCCGCAGCAGGCCTTGTGGCATCTGCCCCTGTGCGTGCCGAGGGGGCTGCTGCCGTGGTGGTGTGCTGGGACCGCGCTGTGGCGCAACCCCTGCGCGATTTGCGCCTGGCCCTGGGGCAGGGCGGCCGCGCCGTGGTGGGGGCTGCGGCCGATGCCGCGGGTGCGGTGGGGCGGCTGGTGCTGGGCCTGGCGCGGTTTGCGGCCTACCGCCTGGCAGGGGCGTGGCCGCGCAGGCTGGCCTGAGTCCGTTAGCGCATTTTCTCAATCAAATGGGCTGCTAGCGCTTGCAGATAAAGCGCTAGCAGCTTCTATTTTGGTAGCGATTGGTGGGCAATTAGTGGGCGGTTGATTGGCGGTTAGTTGGCGGCCAGTGGGCGTCTGTCAGCCGCCATTGGCGCCGATAATGCGGGCAGGCCTGCGCAGTGGCGGCACTGCGGGCCACTCCACACCCCCCATTCCATGACGCAACTCGACATTCTCATCATGGCGGCCGGCAAGGGCACGCGCATGAAAAGCCGCACCCCCAAAGTGCTGCAACGCCTGGCTGGGCGCCCGCTGCTGCACCATGTGCTGGACCAGGCCGCGCACCTGCAGGCCCGCAGCGCCATCGTCATCACGGGGCACGGTGCTACAGAAGTAGAAGCGGCTACCGCTGGCGCAGCAAGCGCTGCAGGCAGTTTTGACCTCAAATTTGTGCGGCAGGAGCCGCAGTTGGGCACCGGCCACGCGGTGCAGCAGGCCGTGCCCCACCTGCGTGACGATGGCACGGCGGTCGTCCTCTCGGGCGATGTGCCCCTGACCCAGGCCGACACCCTGCGCGCCCTGGTGGCCGCCAGCGAAGGCCGCAAGCTGGCCCTGCTGACGGTGACCCTGCCCGACCCCACGGGCTACGGCCGCATCGTGCGCAACGCCGAAGGCGCCGTGCAAGGCATCGTCGAGCACAAAGACGCCACGGAAGCCCAGCGCGCCATCACCGAGGTCTACAGCGGCATCATGGCCGTGCCCGCGCGGCTGCTCACGCCCTGGCTGGCGCGGCTCACCAACCACAACGCGCAGGGCGAGTACTACCTCACCGACATCGTCGCCATGGCCGTGGCCGACGGTGTGCCCGTGGTCGCCCACCGCATCACCGACGCATTGCAGGTGGCGGGCGTGAACAGCCCGCTGCAACTGGCCGAACTGGAGCGCGCCCACCAGCTGCGCCAGGCCCGAGGGCTGATGGAGCAAGGCGTGCGCCTGGCCGACCCCGCCCGCTTTGACCTGCGCGACGACACCCGCACCGGCGTGCGCGGCGAGCTGGTCTGCGGGCAGGACGTGGAGATTGACGTGAACTGCGTCTTCACCGGCCGCGTGGAGCTGGGCGAGGGCGTGAGCATTGGCGCCAACTGCTGCATTGCCAATGCACGCATCGCGGCGGGCGCGGTGATCCACCCCTACACCCACATCGACGGCGAAAAGGCCGGAGCCACCGTGGGCGAGGGCGCCTTGATCGGCCCCTTTGCCCGCCTGCGCCCCGGCGCGCAGCTGGGCCGCGAGGTCCACATCGGCAACTTTGTCGAAGTGAAGAACAGCACGCTGGCCGACGGTGCCAAGGCCAACCACCTGGCCTACCTGGGCGACGCCACGGTGGGTGAGCGCGTGAACTACGGCGCAGGCAGCATCACCGCCAACTACGACGGCGCCAACAAGCACCGCACGGTGATCGAGGCCGATGTGCACGTGGGCAGCAACTGCGTGCTGGTGGCGCCGGTGACGATTGGCGCGGGTGGCACGGTGGGTGGCGGCAGCACCATCACCAAGAGCACCGAGCCTGGCGCACTGAGCGTAGCGCGTGGCAAACAAGTCAGCATTGCCAACTGGCAACGCCCGAAGAAGCAGCCGAAGGCTTGAGAAGCTGAGAACCGAGCGCCATGCTTGACGAAGACATGACCCCCGACCTCACCCCTGACCAGTTGCGCGCCGCCCTGGCTGCCAGCCAGCAGCAGGTGGCCGACATGGCGACTGCGCAAGAGGCGTTCTTGCGCGTGGTCTCGCACGACCTGCGTGCGCCGCTGCGCCACATCACGTCGTACGGCAAGCTGGTGCGAGAGGTGCTGGGCGACCTGCCTGCCGATGTGCTGCAAAGCCCGCCGCTGCAAGAGGCGCAAGAGTTCGTCGGCACCATGGAGCAGTCGGCCCGCCGCATGGCGCTGATGCTGGACGGGCTGCAGGCCCTGTCGCGCGTGGGCCGCGCACCGCTGCAACTGCAGCCGGTGGACCTGGCCGCAGCGGTGGCCAAGGCGCGGGCCGCCCTGTCCGCGTTGGCGGGCGCCGACGCTGTGCAGTGGGCGGTGGCCACCGGCCTGCCCACCCTGCAGGCTGACCCGGCCCTGCTGCACGAGTTGCTGGTGCAGTTGTTAGGCAACGCCCTCAAGTTCAGCCAACGCCAACCGGCTGCCTGCGTTGCCGTGCGCGCTGTGCCTGCGGAGCGCGGCGCTGGCTGGGTGGCGTGGGAGGTGCAAGACAACGGCGTGGGCTTTCACCCCGAG
This genomic window contains:
- a CDS encoding diguanylate cyclase, with product MHTIEPPPDNFRLLIRHASALCMLVHSLYIALFVWADVDALAALNVLSVATHALAFWLARPDGHLRAATLLLIGEITVHAAAATVFIGWGTGFHYLMLPVIPVAMLSSNDHKTTKYAIAVCLSFIYLGLDGWSSQNEPVYALGNTLESLLRYQNIVTLLLTFIILSRGYYNVVTQAQEVLTRQASTDPLTGAINRRRLMEIGRAELARQPRQAQPIALLLCDIDHFKRINDTLGHKAGDQVLQDFYRRALGVTRASDSICRWGGEEFLILLPDTDAPGADHLAERLRQAISADLFKPGHTPPLQVTVTIGVATVQADEGLLDAVHRADEALYRGKQQGRNQVVSSLPPAARPAAAEPPLRWQK
- a CDS encoding LysR substrate-binding domain-containing protein; translated protein: MPNDPNAPAIQRTRPVAVGHWRAFLAVARHLNFRAAADEMALTQSAVSRQIQALEEEVGVPLFLRHTRAVELTSAGAQLQRAVVPALERMDAAVRLVRQTAGRKSVAITTWASFASMWLIPRMEEFQHQHPGIDLRIDASDVSVDLDTSDVDIALRYALPGPGMQGARRLCGEQLAVVASPWLLKTAPPIRKPADLAQFTLIEAGDAHRTQHLEWLSWRRWFDVQQCPKLQPQRWLYFNYAHQIVQATLSGQGLALARMPLIADALASGDLIEVLPGHRLDSPLAYWMLVGPRSGHRPEVQAFSAWLETQAAATRAAIGDVPDPDTQDHLD
- a CDS encoding DUF2917 domain-containing protein; the encoded protein is MPCHVVPASQSSVSPASPAALLAGCWKLEARRALSLRPREPGVLEIAQGRAWVTLTGAAQALPADHVLHAGDRLSLLPGQHAVVEAWGLPGAVDAAGALAFRWDCALPAAGLVASAPVRAEGAAAVVVCWDRAVAQPLRDLRLALGQGGRAVVGAAADAAGAVGRLVLGLARFAAYRLAGAWPRRLA
- the glmU gene encoding bifunctional UDP-N-acetylglucosamine diphosphorylase/glucosamine-1-phosphate N-acetyltransferase GlmU; protein product: MTQLDILIMAAGKGTRMKSRTPKVLQRLAGRPLLHHVLDQAAHLQARSAIVITGHGATEVEAATAGAASAAGSFDLKFVRQEPQLGTGHAVQQAVPHLRDDGTAVVLSGDVPLTQADTLRALVAASEGRKLALLTVTLPDPTGYGRIVRNAEGAVQGIVEHKDATEAQRAITEVYSGIMAVPARLLTPWLARLTNHNAQGEYYLTDIVAMAVADGVPVVAHRITDALQVAGVNSPLQLAELERAHQLRQARGLMEQGVRLADPARFDLRDDTRTGVRGELVCGQDVEIDVNCVFTGRVELGEGVSIGANCCIANARIAAGAVIHPYTHIDGEKAGATVGEGALIGPFARLRPGAQLGREVHIGNFVEVKNSTLADGAKANHLAYLGDATVGERVNYGAGSITANYDGANKHRTVIEADVHVGSNCVLVAPVTIGAGGTVGGGSTITKSTEPGALSVARGKQVSIANWQRPKKQPKA
- a CDS encoding ATP-binding protein; protein product: MLDEDMTPDLTPDQLRAALAASQQQVADMATAQEAFLRVVSHDLRAPLRHITSYGKLVREVLGDLPADVLQSPPLQEAQEFVGTMEQSARRMALMLDGLQALSRVGRAPLQLQPVDLAAAVAKARAALSALAGADAVQWAVATGLPTLQADPALLHELLVQLLGNALKFSQRQPAACVAVRAVPAERGAGWVAWEVQDNGVGFHPERAAGLFGIFQRLHRETEFDGVGAGLAVCRTIAERHGAHITATAAVGQGCTVRVEWPAAVVICY